In Vibrio sp. STUT-A11, a genomic segment contains:
- the ileS gene encoding isoleucine--tRNA ligase, producing MSEYKDTLNLPETGFPMRGNLANREPEMLKRWYKEDLYGEIRKAKKGKKSFVLHDGPPYANGDIHIGHALNKILKDIIIKSKTLSGFDAPYIPGWDCHGLPIELMVEKKVGKPGQKVTAAEFREKCREYAAGQVEGQKESFKRLGILGEWDKPYRTMDFDTEANIIRALGKIASKGHLLKGFKPVHWCTDCGSALAEAEVEYKDKVSPSIDVRFKTADEAALLSKFELTQGHEGKGDISIVIWTTTPWTLPANRAVCLRDDLEYVLIQVEGDSPERIIVAAELAKDVMDRAGIEHFHNLGFAKGADLELTQFQHPFYDFTVPAILGDHVTTDSGTGVVHTAPGHGQEDFAVGQKYNLEVANPVGSNGVYLPDTELFAGQHVFKANDAVVETLKEKGALLHHHAYEHSYPHCWRHKTPIIFRATPQWFVSMDQAGLRAKALEAIKGVQWMPEWGQSRIEGMIEGRPEWCISRQRTWGVPIALFVHKETAELHPNTLELIEKVAKLVEEKGIQAWWDVDAAELLGEEANQYEKVLDTLDVWFDSGVTHFSVVDAREEYNGHSADLYLEGSDQHRGWFQSSLISSIAMKDEAPYKQVLTHGFVVDGHGRKMSKSIGNVVAPKDVTNKLGADILRLWVASTDYTGEVAVSDEILKRSADAYRRIRNTSRFFLANLNGFNPETDLVPADEMVALDRWAVGRALAAQEEIVKAYGEYNTHAVMQRLMHFCSIEMGSFYLDVIKDRQYTAKRGGHAQRSCQTALYYIVEALVRWMAPIMSFTADEIWNEMPGKREKFVLCDEWYEGLFGLAEGEELNNDFWTEIQKVRGAVNKLLEAARAEKTIGGALQAEVTLFADDALAAKINKLEDELRFVLITSAATVKPLSEKSDAAQATDIEGLFVEVKATEAEKCDRCWHHTPDVGTIAGHEKICGRCVSNVEGEGEVRKFA from the coding sequence ATGAGTGAGTATAAAGATACCCTGAACTTACCTGAAACAGGGTTTCCAATGCGCGGCAACCTGGCCAATCGTGAGCCAGAAATGCTTAAGCGTTGGTACAAAGAAGATCTTTACGGTGAAATCCGTAAAGCTAAGAAAGGCAAAAAGTCATTCGTATTGCACGATGGCCCTCCTTACGCCAATGGTGACATTCATATTGGTCACGCACTAAACAAGATTCTTAAAGACATTATTATTAAATCCAAAACACTTTCAGGTTTTGACGCACCTTACATCCCAGGTTGGGACTGCCACGGTCTACCTATCGAATTGATGGTAGAGAAGAAAGTAGGCAAACCAGGCCAAAAAGTAACGGCAGCTGAATTCCGCGAAAAATGTCGTGAATACGCAGCAGGGCAGGTTGAAGGTCAGAAAGAGAGCTTCAAGCGTCTTGGTATCTTGGGTGAGTGGGATAAACCATACCGCACAATGGATTTCGATACTGAAGCGAACATCATTCGTGCGCTTGGTAAAATCGCCAGCAAAGGTCACCTGTTAAAAGGTTTCAAACCTGTTCACTGGTGTACAGATTGTGGTTCTGCTCTGGCTGAAGCAGAAGTGGAATACAAAGATAAAGTTTCTCCGTCTATCGACGTACGCTTTAAAACAGCGGACGAAGCGGCGCTTTTGTCTAAGTTCGAGCTGACACAAGGTCATGAAGGTAAAGGTGACATTTCTATTGTTATCTGGACAACAACGCCTTGGACTCTGCCTGCAAACCGCGCAGTATGTCTACGTGATGATCTTGAGTACGTACTTATCCAAGTTGAGGGCGACAGCCCTGAGCGTATCATCGTTGCCGCTGAACTTGCGAAAGACGTCATGGATCGCGCTGGTATCGAGCATTTCCACAACCTTGGCTTTGCTAAAGGTGCAGATCTAGAACTTACTCAGTTCCAACACCCATTCTACGATTTCACTGTACCGGCGATCCTTGGCGATCACGTTACGACTGACTCAGGTACTGGTGTCGTTCACACTGCACCTGGCCACGGTCAGGAAGACTTCGCGGTTGGTCAAAAATACAACCTGGAAGTAGCAAACCCAGTGGGCTCAAACGGCGTTTACCTGCCAGACACTGAGCTATTTGCTGGCCAGCACGTATTTAAAGCGAACGATGCTGTGGTTGAAACGCTAAAAGAAAAAGGCGCGCTACTGCATCACCACGCTTACGAGCACAGCTACCCACACTGTTGGCGTCACAAGACTCCAATCATCTTCCGTGCAACACCTCAGTGGTTCGTGTCTATGGACCAGGCTGGTCTGCGTGCAAAAGCACTAGAAGCTATCAAAGGTGTTCAGTGGATGCCTGAATGGGGTCAAAGCCGTATTGAAGGTATGATCGAAGGTCGCCCTGAGTGGTGTATCTCTCGTCAACGTACCTGGGGTGTGCCAATCGCTCTGTTTGTACATAAAGAGACAGCAGAACTTCATCCAAATACGCTTGAACTGATCGAAAAAGTAGCGAAGTTGGTTGAAGAAAAAGGCATCCAGGCATGGTGGGATGTGGACGCAGCTGAGCTTCTAGGTGAAGAAGCGAACCAGTACGAGAAAGTGCTGGATACGCTGGACGTTTGGTTCGATTCTGGTGTTACGCACTTCTCTGTTGTTGATGCTCGTGAAGAGTACAACGGCCACAGTGCTGACCTATACCTGGAAGGTTCAGACCAACACCGTGGTTGGTTCCAGTCTTCTCTGATTTCATCTATCGCGATGAAAGACGAAGCACCATACAAACAAGTACTGACTCACGGTTTCGTTGTTGATGGCCACGGCCGTAAGATGTCGAAATCTATCGGTAACGTTGTTGCGCCAAAAGACGTAACTAACAAGCTAGGTGCAGATATCCTTCGTCTATGGGTTGCTTCTACAGACTACACTGGTGAAGTTGCGGTTTCTGATGAAATCCTAAAACGTAGTGCAGATGCGTACCGTCGTATCCGTAACACGTCACGTTTCTTCCTTGCTAACCTAAACGGCTTTAACCCAGAAACGGATCTGGTTCCTGCGGACGAAATGGTAGCGCTTGATCGTTGGGCCGTAGGTCGTGCACTTGCTGCTCAAGAAGAGATTGTAAAAGCGTACGGCGAGTACAATACGCATGCTGTTATGCAACGCCTAATGCACTTCTGTTCAATCGAAATGGGTTCTTTCTACCTAGACGTAATTAAAGACCGTCAATACACAGCAAAACGTGGCGGTCACGCTCAACGCAGTTGTCAAACAGCACTTTACTACATCGTAGAAGCGTTGGTTCGCTGGATGGCACCTATCATGTCGTTCACGGCTGACGAAATCTGGAACGAAATGCCAGGTAAGCGTGAGAAGTTTGTCCTTTGCGATGAATGGTATGAAGGCTTGTTTGGCCTGGCGGAAGGCGAAGAGCTAAACAACGATTTCTGGACTGAAATCCAGAAAGTTCGTGGTGCGGTGAACAAACTGCTGGAAGCAGCACGTGCAGAGAAAACCATCGGTGGTGCACTGCAAGCAGAGGTGACATTGTTTGCTGATGACGCGCTGGCGGCGAAAATCAACAAGTTGGAAGATGAACTGCGTTTTGTTCTGATAACTTCTGCTGCAACGGTGAAACCACTAAGCGAGAAGTCAGACGCTGCACAAGCAACGGATATCGAAGGCCTGTTTGTTGAAGTGAAAGCAACAGAAGCTGAGAAGTGTGACCGTTGTTGGCACCACACTCCAGATGTAGGCACCATCGCGGGTCACGAGAAAATCTGTGGCCGTTGTGTGTCGAACGTTGAAGGTGAAGGTGAAGTACGTAAATTTGCATAA
- the ribF gene encoding bifunctional riboflavin kinase/FAD synthetase, protein MELIRGIHNITSRHYGCVLTIGNFDGVHKGHQQVLQQVSEQAEELSLPSVVMTFEPQPMELFAKDKAPARLTRLRDKFVQLSKLNIDRLLCVNFNRHFASLTAEEFIRDLLVERLGVKFLVVGDDFCFGKGRSGNFAMLQEAGEKYGFEVVSTQSFCLQQLRVSSTAIREALARDDLHSAHEMLGRNYSISGRVSHGRKLGRTIGFPTANIPLKRCVSPVSGVYVVQALGIGDKPIGGVANIGQRPTVNGVRQQLEVHLFDFHANLYGKQLEVELLHKLRDEQKFESFEALKQQIELDAEAARVWLRQLKG, encoded by the coding sequence ATGGAACTGATCCGAGGCATTCACAATATCACATCACGTCACTATGGGTGTGTTCTGACTATTGGCAATTTCGATGGCGTACATAAAGGCCATCAACAAGTATTGCAACAAGTGTCTGAACAAGCAGAGGAACTTTCGTTACCTTCGGTTGTGATGACCTTTGAACCTCAGCCAATGGAGCTGTTTGCTAAAGACAAGGCACCGGCAAGGTTGACACGACTGCGCGATAAGTTCGTTCAGTTAAGCAAACTCAACATTGATCGTTTGCTGTGCGTCAATTTTAACCGACATTTTGCCAGCTTGACGGCGGAAGAGTTTATCCGTGACTTGTTGGTAGAGCGTTTGGGTGTTAAGTTTCTTGTCGTTGGTGATGACTTCTGCTTCGGTAAAGGCCGCAGCGGGAACTTTGCCATGCTGCAGGAAGCTGGGGAAAAATACGGCTTTGAAGTCGTCAGTACCCAAAGCTTTTGTTTACAACAATTACGAGTGAGCAGTACCGCTATTCGGGAAGCCCTGGCTCGTGATGATTTGCATTCCGCACATGAGATGCTGGGAAGAAATTACAGCATCAGCGGTCGTGTTTCTCATGGAAGGAAGCTGGGTAGGACGATAGGTTTTCCTACTGCGAATATTCCTTTGAAACGCTGTGTATCTCCGGTATCCGGAGTCTATGTTGTTCAAGCGCTAGGCATTGGTGATAAGCCAATTGGTGGCGTGGCTAACATTGGCCAAAGACCGACGGTAAATGGCGTTCGCCAACAGTTAGAAGTACACTTATTTGACTTTCATGCCAATTTGTATGGCAAGCAATTAGAAGTGGAACTTTTGCACAAACTTCGAGATGAGCAAAAGTTTGAGTCGTTTGAAGCACTTAAACAACAAATCGAATTGGATGCTGAAGCAGCAAGGGTGTGGCTGCGTCAGCTTAAGGGTTGA